The Panicum virgatum strain AP13 chromosome 6K, P.virgatum_v5, whole genome shotgun sequence nucleotide sequence TCCAGTCTTTAGTCTCGATTCTTGCCTTGGTCCAGGACTAATATGCTCATTTTACTCTCAGTTGACGGTTTCAATTGGGAACATTCGGCCGAGGGGCTTTTTGTCCCAGTTGGAGACACCAACGAGCACAAATAAGTAGCCTTTGGTCcaggttggtggcaccaactgGGACACAAGGGCCCTGCACGCCCCAGCTGCCTGGCTAGCCCTTGGACCCGGGACTGAAACACTTGGTTGGTCCCGAGCCCATTGGCCGACGGGACAAATGAGAATGACCAAAGGCCTAATCTGTAGCAATGATCGGAGAACCTATATAGCTTCTAAACATGGAAGTTATATGGCTTCTTGTTTGAGATTGGTAGGGTCCTATGGGCCGCACTATCTTCCATCGCTTGCACACGCCGGTCATCATCGTGTCTCGCGCCACTGCTCACACGCGCGTCAGCTAGAAGCTCAGCTAGAGGTTGGGGCGGGGTGGTTGGTTTGATAACTAGGGGAGGAGTGGGAGGTGGAGGAGTGGCCGACGGCTAGGATGGTGGTTGAGGTCGGTGGGGTTTGTGTTGGGTTTCTGGGTTGCTCGATTTGCAATGGTCGATGGCTATAGAGAAGGAGGAGGCCAACTGCAGCGGCTTCATGGTGGTTGTTCGGCTTGCGGGCTTGCTGCGCCAACAAAGTGGCGCTCACTCGAGTGGGCCCCAGTGAGCGATGGCCAGACCGGGTTAGGAAGGATGGGATATTAGAGATAGTGGTGGTAATGGACgtgtggcgcggcggcgagctaactacataggaggaagaagggacggGCCCTTCCAGTGGCGAATCCAACGTGGGAGCTGGGGGCCCCCCTACCCCATGCACTCCATTGGAGCCCCCACAAGCCCCCATCCCCCCCAATATTTTTCAGCCACGaatgaagaggaggaagaaggaaagaaggaagaaaaagaagaaaatgagaggaagaaggaggagaagaaagaaaatgAGCACCCCCTACCCACAAATGCTAGATCCGCCCCTGGGCCCTTCTATGACTGTTTAGTTTAATGAAACTATTTTAATTACAGTAGTGGGTGGTGGACgtgtggcgcggcggcgagctaaccgcataggaggaagaagggccAGACCCTTCTACTACTGTTTAGTTTAATGAAACTATTTTAAAGGTTGGTTTCAAATCACTTTCCGTGTGTTGAACTGAAATTTAGATATTGAGTTAGTCATGTGTCGACGTTCAAtatgtactccctctgttttaaCCGCGGATTGGTTTTCGAATCTAGATacacagattttttttttacaatgcaTCCGGATACACGCTATAACTAGATACAAAGAAAAAATGATATAACTAACTTGCCAAAACAatctataatttagaacggaatGGTAACTTATGTGCGGCGTACTAGTGCGAGAATATGTTGGTCATGCCAATATGCCATAAACATCGACACTTTTGGGTTTTGTACATTACCAATTAATTTCAGGTTCCttgtgttggtgatatgcccaagagcccatcatcacaatacggtttaaaggcccaagtggatattgatccaagagagattagggttactaatggacctatgagatagaagcccattagtacgccctataatATAtgaggaggggctaggggggcgatgacctgagccgcgccacctccctagccgccgcccccccctctctcggccgccgcccttgccgtgcgtgcggtgctagcacaccgacgcccggcgttcatccccgtacgtgtggactccgtggaggcgctgctgcgactgctgcgctgatcggctgctgggatcaagtacgaggagctcggttcatgggacgtgatcgactacttcctctacatcgacgcgcgacttcttccgctgcgctgcgcgtctagtggtaacgatctatgatcttctactcgcaagtatcttgggtttatgcggtagtgatgctagcgtaggctacccgtttccctacagtggtaccagagccatcttgcgtagtttttggtctggatcttttgcatataggtgatatgttgttgtagtagattggatctattacttttgcacggtttgattagatcaattggtcataaggggttaaaactggagcgagttgattgcgcggcatgtgacaaaaagattagtttgtgttctttctctgttatgcatacgacatgtccctaccggctggaatcaccatcgggactaactgtgtgcatagtcagcagattgaaccaacagatcaaggtcatgtgtagatgcagtcttctcaagtgcaaaaatttgcacggtcaaggtgattgacctagtgaaaattgaggcattatgaatggctcggatttgaggtgatgcgatcactctgatgagattttcatagggatttcatagggaccgccgttgctttctcgctgtagcggtttcccaagcgctactttggtagaacacgtcgtacgcctaacttgtttttgcagggtgtgatgtgaatggtatggcctcaatgtcatgtgatgatgtatgtgatgatttgtgcggcctgcgtgtcgcaagttaacacaccgggttgaggttgcaccattattgtataacgacctgcgtgtcgacttgtgatgtttgaatcctcgtgtaattatttcactagctattagatgtagtagcttagtatcttttcatggaggtttcaatcatgatggcgatgatgatcaccacaagacaggacggatggcaatggaggtcaccttggagccatggcgatggagcccattgtgatgcaagaggccatactattcacaatataatatgattatatgcctgtgatgtttattttcctgtcatactattctttcatgcttttacatatggtggatgctttaatcatgatagaatagcttccctcagaaaagtttgagtttttgatgccttttaccaatagctgcacctataaattttgatcgttgtgtggtaggtttaccaaagtagagtaccctcagctatcacttttgtatagggtggatgtcggacattcacaagcatagtattggtttactcagcaaagctatcaaaacagtttgggctttaaggcatagggttggggccgggcattggatgccacccaacaaacaagagtcgcatagagatgtgattagtaatttgttacttacctgtatcactacttttctagccgtgatgctaaagctcactagaattttagtgattatggatcttgaaccactatatgtcattagagggaagatgactttgatatagtaggttgtcttttgttaaatcagttaatgaaagtctttacataaacttagtgctgaaatcttgctttactttaatgttgtagatcatgtctgccagtaacaattccgctttcaatttgcgttctgttcttgagaaagaaaagttgaatggaacaaactttattgattggtaccgcaacctgagaattgttctcaggcaagagaaaaaggagtatgttcttgagcagccatatcctgatgatctccctgacaatgcaactgctactgatcgcagagcttatgagaagcactgcaatgactcacttgatgtcagctgtctgatgctcgccaccatgtcccctgatctgcagaagcagtatgagcatgcggatgctcataccatgatcgaggggctgcgtgggatgtttcagaaccaagccaggactgagaggttcaatatctcaaagtccttgtttgcgtgcaagctggcagaaggtagcccagtcagtcctcatgtgatcaaaatgattggttacattgagactttggatagacttggttctgaacttcaccaagacttggctactgatgttattctccagtcgctcccggcgagctatgagccttttatcatgaactttcagatgaatggcttggataaaacattgagtgagttgcatgggatgctaaaaacagcagaggagagcattaagaagaatcccaatcatgtgatgatgattcagaaggggaacaaaaagaggaagtgttggacgcctcctaatcccaaaggtaaaggcaaggaaaagagttccggtggtgagtcctcgggctctaaactaaagccagcacctaaggccaaatctggccctacttctgaagatgaatgcttccactgtcatgaaaagggacattggtctaggaactgcaagaagtacttggaagaaaagaagaagaagggaagtgagacttccacttcaggtataaatgttatagaaataaatattgcattatcttctagtgaatcatgggtatttgatactggatcgatgattcacacttgcaaatcgttgcagggtctaagtgagactagaagatttgcaagaggcgagttggacgttcgggtcggcaatggcgcaaaggttgcggtgttggcggtcggcacctaccacttgtctctaccctccggattagttttggaattaaataattgttattgcattcctgctttgagcaagaacattatttcttcttcatgtttggaagaaattggtgattttaagattgtaattgagaacaaatgttgttctatcttttgcaatggtattttttatgctcattgtccattggtgaatggattatatgttcttgatgttgaggataaatctgtctgtaacattaatactaagaggcttagaccaaatgatttgaatcccacttttatttggcattgtcgcttaggtcatataaatgagaagcgcattgaacaactccataaagatggattgttaagctcatttgattttgaatcatttgacacatgtgagtcttgtttgcttggaaagatgaccaaagcgcctttcactggtcagagtgagagggcgagtgacttgttgggacttgtacataccgatgtatgtggaccaatgagctcaatagccagaggtggttttcagtacttcattactttcactgatgactttagtagatatgactatatctacttaatgaggcacaagtctgaatcgtttgaaaagttcaaagaatttcagaatgaagtacaaaatcaattaggcaagacaattaaatttctgcgatctgatcgtggaggagaatatttgagccttgaatttggtgatcatttgaagcaatgtggaattattccgcagctaactccgcccggaacgcctcaatggaatggggtatccgaacggaggaaccgaaccttgttggacatggttaggtccatgatgagccaagctgatcttccattgtcattttggggttatgctcttgaaactgctgcgttcacactgaatagggttccaagtaagtctgttgagaagacaccatatgagatatggactgggaagcgtcccggattatcttttctcaaagtttggggatgtgaggcttatgtcaaacgtttgatgtcagataagttcactccaaagtcagacaaatgtttctttgtggggtatcctagagaaaccaaaggatattattttacaataaggcggaaggcaaagtgtttgtcgctcgcaatggtgttttcttagaaaaggagtttctctcaaaaggatttagtgggagcaaggtgcaacttgaagaaattcaggaaacacccgaaactgtttcagcacccactgaagatccacgggatgtgcaagatattgcacaacccgtagttgaggcaccagccccacgaaggtctataagggcacgtcgcgctactgacaagctcaacctccttattacggaggagcgccatgtattattgatggaaaatgatgagcccttgacctacaaagaagcaacgatgggacccgactccgacaaatggcttgaagccatggaatccgagttaaaatccatgcatgataatcaagtttggaacttggtcgatcagattgacagtgtaagacctgtcgactgtaagtggatttttaagaaaaaattagacatggatggaaatgttcacatctataaggcacgattggtggcgaaaggtttccgacaaattcaaggtgttgactatgaggaaaccttttcgcccgtcgcaatgctaaagtctgttcggattctcctagcaattgccgcatattatgactatgagatatggcaaatggatgtcaaaaccgctttccttaatggacatctaagtgaggatgtgtatatgacacagcctgaaggttttgtcgatcctaaaaatgctgggaaaatatgtaagcttcaaaggtccatctatggattgaagcaagcatctcggagttggaatatttgttttgatgaagtagtcaaatggtttggcttcatcaagaatgaagatgagccttgtgtttacaaaaaggctagtgggagcgcacttgtgtttctggtcctatatgtggatgacatattactgatcggaaatgatattccaatgcttgaagccgttaaaacctcattgaaaaagagtttttcgatgaaggatttaggagaggcggcttatattctgggtataaggatctatagagatagatcaaaaaggctaattggattgagccaagacacgtacattgacaagatattgaatcggttcaatatgcaagattccaagaaaggtttcttgccaatgtcacatggcattactctaagcaagagtcagtgtgctatgacacctgatgagcaaaagaggatgagtacgattccttatgcttcagccatagggtcgatcatgtatgctatgctttgcacgcgcccagatgtttcctttgctctaagtgttatgagcaggtatcagtcagatttcggtgaacctcactggacaattgtaaagagtatccttaagtacttgagaagaactaaggatatgttcctaatatttggaggcgaagatgagctccttgtaaagggttacaccgatgctagttttcaaacagacaaagatgactccaaatcgcaatccggttttgttttctgcctcaatggtggggcagtgagctggaagagttccaagcaagatacggtggctgattcgacgacagaggccgagtatattgcagcttccgaagctgcaaaagaagctgtttggatcagaaagtttgtttctgacttgggtgttgttcctagtgcgtccagtccagtggacctctattgtgataatagtggtgccgttgcactagcaaaggagcctagaacaactaagaagtccagacatatactgcgaaagtatcacctcatccgtaactttgttgagagaggtgatgtgaaggtttgcaaggtgcacacagattcaaacgttgctgatccgttgacgaagcctctcccacaaccaaagcatgaggcgcacatgagatctatgggtattagatacttacatcagtgattctagtgtgcgtgggagattttgtgtcatgagtatgtttatgtaatgataaataattgttatttgttccatggatgattattttacattgattatcaagtatgtgacttgttcgtgaaactctttgttgaaaatgatatgattctaaattatccctagtttatgtcgttgtgtgggacaacaacgacgttgagaatagcacatgcattaattgatgatcatgtttcacggatcatggatatggagatatcggattaatgatgtggacacatgttggtgaacatggtgttggattgacccactccaagacaatgttgggattgttattttgtatgtgccatcagttgttcttgagtgttatacctactgaatccttagacctgagatcgtcattgtttctcactgtgtgtagtggtgcatcttggggctgctaaacgctactccgtgactgggtagttacaaaagcagcttacaggtatgtcatgaaacatggaatgggatgtgagcggatcaagatggaatttgcccctcctagataacaggagagatatctctgggcccctcgagatagttggatttgaaagtgcatggccatgccaaagtgattaaagagttaatcatgatgactaaagattagttatgaatagaatccactattagatcgagagaatggtcgagctatcacaaaggtggcacgcatctcgctttgagcttgactggtatcgtgtggcaaagggatcggtgtatgagtatatctatggttcggctgatatgatctttatatgtatttgtgagtcactatgccctgctaggtgccgctattgacttgtgattcggaaatgatttccgatcacgaccacctacacatgaacctaacgggtcacacacttaaggggtttgcaATGTTGGAAAacttgcatgtatgattgtctctagtacaagtgggagattgttggtgatatgcccaagagcccatcatcacaatacggtttaaaggcccaagtggatattgatccaagagggattagggttactaatgggcctatgagatagaagcccattagtacgccctatatatatgagggaggggctagggggcgatgacctgagccgcgccacctccctagccgccgcccctccctctctctcggccgccgcccttgccgtgcgtgcggtgctagcacaccgacgcccggcgtttcatccccgtacgtgtggactccgtggaggcgctgctgcgactgctgcgctgatcggctgctgggatcaagtacaaggagctcggttcgtgggacgtgatcgactactttctctacatcgacgcgcgacttcttccgctgcgctgcgcgtctagtggtaacgatctatgatcttctactcgcaaatATCTTGGGTTTATACGGTAGTGATGATAGCGTAGCCTACCCATTTCCCTGCACCTTGCGCGATGTTCCAAATCATCACGGCGACCGGAATCGCGTACATGGGCTCACGTCGCCAGAACGTCAGCCATCCCCGCGTCACCGTCGAGGACTTCATGCCCATGCCGAGGTGGTTCCCCTCCCCACCTTCCCTCGCCTTCCGCCGCCACGAGGCCGCCTGGATCGCCGCCGCCAACCAGCTCAACGCGTCCGGCGTCCTCCTCGTGGTGCGCAGCTGCCCGGAGGTCGAGCAGCCCCGGGTGTTCCCGCTGCTCCAGGAGCTCTTCCGCAAGCccgtcctccccgccggcctccTGCTCCCGGAGGACGGTCTGCGCGAGTCCGACGGTGACCATGGCGACGGcaccggcgtcgccgtcgcacGGTCCAGTGCCTTGCAGTGGCTCGACGAGCAGCCTCCAGGGAGCGTCGTTTACGTCGCGCTGGGTAGCGAGGCGCCGGTGACGGCGGCGAGCGTCCGCGAGCTCGCCGCGGGGCTCGAGCTCTCCGGGGCACGCTTCCTGTGGGCGCTCCGGCCgccgagcggcgccgccgccggcacgccgctgctgccggaCGGGTTCGAGGAGCGCACGCGGGCGCGCGGCATGGTGTGCGCGGGGTGGGTGCCGCAGGTGCGCGTGCTGGCGCACGCCGCGGTGGGCGCGTTCCTGACGCACAGCGGGTGGGGCTCCGTCGCCGAGAGCCTCCGGTTCGGCCTCCCGCTGGTGATGCTGCCGTTCATCCTCGACCAGGGCCTCATCGCGCGGATGATGGCGGAGCGGGGTGTCGGCGTGGAGGTGGAGCGGCGCGACGACGATGGCTGGTTCGGCAGGGACGATGTCGCCGAGGCCGTGAGGCGCGTGATggtgggggaggaggggaaGATGCTCGCGCGCAATGCCAGGAGGCTGCGGGAGGCGGTCGTCGGCGACGACGGTGGCCGGCAGGAGTTGTACGTCGACGAGCTCGTTCAATTCTTGCAGAGGCACAAGTAGTTCACCTAGTCGCTTTGAGGAATTGGGGCGACGCAAGTGTTCCACGAGCTCAGCTCGTTGAATGCTACTCAAGACAATTGCATTGCATTATTGGTGTACCATTGGCTGAGATTTATTTTACTACGGTACATCTTCAACAAGCTGCATCTGATATCTTCTTATGAACTGTAACAGTATGCGTTACAAGTTTCGTTCTAGGACGTGGTTGGTATTGGATCATATTTTTGTATCGTGATGTAAGTAGCTAATTGAACAGATTCTGCATGTCATGTTCAATCCTGCAACTTCGGAAAACTCTCTCTGCcgtttataaaaaaaaaagtccTCTGGCAATAATTTGTGGGTTTTTTCTCTATCGATGCTATTGtattttttatggattttcttcTTTATGGTCATAATTTCCTAGCATTTTTAATGTTTTTTTAGACAAAAGGGTTCCCTATTTCATTCCAAAAGAAACGTACGCTCGGTAACAAGCAAGTACAAGCGTATTCGAGACGCGCCCGCTTAAAGCAAAGTCAAACGTGGCTCAGTCTAAAGATCAACGGCATAGGTTATGACTTATTACATCACTAATgatattttaataatattttatttgtcttataatttatataaaaaatttgaataagacgagcggTCAAACATAATTTCTAAAAATCAAATAATTGTGTTTATTTTGGGAAGAGTAAATCTCAGCCATGGGATGCATGCCAGGGAGAGATGATTCGCAAGATGCACACAGCCGAGAGAGATGCTAGAGAGGGAAAGAGATGCATCGGGAGGGGGGATATGATTCGCAAGATGCGCAGGGAAGCGAAACACAAGGAAAGGGTAAAATGGAGGAGACCCTGACAAATGGGTCCCACATAAGTATATCAGAGTAGAGGCTGAAATTTGAGGACAATTGCTGAAGTTGAAGATGAATATTATAACTCAAAAAAGTAGAAAAAACTTCTGTTAAAAAGAATAGAAGCTGCAAATAGAGACTATTGCTAGAGATGCTGTTACGTGGCTTGTTTTACCTGCGCGGATCCAGCCCAGCTCACGAGGCCGCGTTGCGTGCTTGGCCCTCTTCCAAGCATTCCATTTCCTGGCACGGCTTGTATTCTCACATTCTTATTTTATTTGAGTCCATTTATGTTGCATTAGTTCGTTTCTTATTATATTTGGACCAAATCCATCTTTCTGACGGAAACATTACGAATAAAGATTTATTTAACTAAAACAGATTTTGAGTGTGCATTTTCAACCTAAAAGAACGGCCTGAACTACTTTGTGTATCATGATACCGTTCACACGATTACCGCGATCGCCGGCATCCGGCCACCGTCCCACGCGGCCGCGCCCCACGACCACAACCGCCGCCAGGATGCCGGTTGCCGCCGGCCCTCGACATCCCGCGCCTGCCGTTGCTGAACCGCGCGCGGCCGTTGGGACGCGCGGTGGCGGCCTCCCTGGCGTATCCAGTGGGTGGGGCGGCAGCGGCCACCTCG carries:
- the LOC120713423 gene encoding UDP-glycosyltransferase 91D2-like, with the protein product MYATKPLSLFKSHPEAASRPPPEGRNTGYLVVKGPGDDGETCCWGTCGGTRVRDLPFPQNRVLTVRYTEDHGEGSATYADAVVFVPVPDQPLASNRYYPPTHFPAPCAMFQIITATGIAYMGSRRQNVSHPRVTVEDFMPMPRWFPSPPSLAFRRHEAAWIAAANQLNASGVLLVVRSCPEVEQPRVFPLLQELFRKPVLPAGLLLPEDGLRESDGDHGDGTGVAVARSSALQWLDEQPPGSVVYVALGSEAPVTAASVRELAAGLELSGARFLWALRPPSGAAAGTPLLPDGFEERTRARGMVCAGWVPQVRVLAHAAVGAFLTHSGWGSVAESLRFGLPLVMLPFILDQGLIARMMAERGVGVEVERRDDDGWFGRDDVAEAVRRVMVGEEGKMLARNARRLREAVVGDDGGRQELYVDELVQFLQRHK